The Constrictibacter sp. MBR-5 genomic interval ATTGGTACATCAGGTTCTGGGCGGTGCCGATCGCGATCAGGCGCCGCTTCGCATCCGACAGAAAGGTCTTCACCTCCTGCGAGTTCGTTTCGCGCTCGGCGGCGGAGAAGAGGCCCAGTATCAGCTGGATGTTGTTCTTGACGCGGTGATGCAGTTCGCGAAGCAGCGTCTCGTTGCGCCGCAGCGCCTCCTCGAGACCGGCCTGGGTTCGCCGGCGCGCATGGATCTCGGCGTTCAGCTCCTGCACCTTGCGGGCGAGGATCGAGAACTCGCCGCTCTCGGCCGGAACGCAGCGGATGGCGAGGCGAAGCGCGTCGCCGCGCAGCCGCGCCCCGTACACCCGGTATCGCGGCGTGCCGCCCTGGGCGTCGCGCAGCACGAGCGCGCCGACCGACGGCTGCGCGCTGCCCGAGCAGCGCCCGAGATAGGTGCGCACCTCCTCGCCCGGGGACGCCGCGAGATCCGTCAGCTGCCGTCCGACGGCGTCACCCCCGGCGATCCGGCGCGCCGCATGATTCGCGGCGACCACCTCGCCCGCTCCCGTCAGGATGAACGTCGGCTCCTGGAGAAAGTCGAGAAACGCCTCGATCTCGCCGGGTGGCATCAGCGCGCCCGCCTGAAATACTCGCGTGCGTCCGGCTCGGGCGAAGCGCTGGGCCGAAGGTACACCACGACGCGGCAGCCCGCGTCGCCGCGGGCGATGGATTCCTCGATGTCGACCCGTGCATAGCCGAGATTCTGCGCGGCGATCGAACCGAACACGTTCGAGGTCATCATGCAGAGCGACGGCCGGCCGGCGACGAGCTCGCCGAACGGGCAGGCCCGGTTGCCGAGGACGATCCGGTCCTCGTCCTCCGCGATGACGTAGAAGTCGCCCTGGATGCGCCGCTTGAGGTCGACGAGCACGGCCGCGACCTGATCCCGGTCGAGCCGGTCGACGGCGATGGCGCGCCGATAGTCGGCATCGATCCGCTCGCCGATGGCGCCGCCGACGACGCTGATATAGCCGGCCGCCTCGTCCATGCCGACGACGTCCTGCAGCGTTCCCGCCAGTTCACGCAGCAGCGTGCGCAGGAAGACGTCGCGCTCCAGCGGCACGGCGGCATCGCGAATGGCCGATCGGTCGTCCATCGTCTCTCCCCCGGTCGCCCGCTGCGCCGGCGCGCGGCGATCCGGATTCACATTGCCAGAAATTCGTCGGATGCGGCAACTCTCGCGGAGGACATCAACGTGCCGGCCGCCGGAAAGGTCCCGGCAAGGGAGCGTGGACGGATGCAGCGACTTCGCAACCGTCTCCCCACCTTCCCGGCTGGAGCGAACCGGAACGCCGGGACCCAGGGCGAGCGCGCCGCCGGGTGCAGGCGTTCGCGATGCAACGGCGCCGGTACCGGGTCCCGGCGCATCGCGCTGCGCGCTCGGCCGGGAAGGTGCCGTGGAGGCTGCCGGCGGTCTGGTTGGTGGAGGCGGCAGCCGTTCGTCGCGGTTCACGCCGCCTTCCTCAACGCGAGCCAAGTCCAGCGCACCTCCGCCGCTCGGTTGCCCGGCTGGAGCGATCCGACCTCCACCTCACGCAGCGGCGCAAAGCCGGATCGGACGGCGGCCTCGACGGTGTAGCGCGGCGATATGGGGAAGACGGGGCGCCCGGGCGCTCCCGGTCCGTGGCGCAGCGACAGAACCAGGAGACCACCGTCCGCCACCATCCGTCCGAGAGCGGTCGTGGCGACGCCGCGCGCCGCGTCGTCGATGTGCTGCCACACGCCGCACAGCGTCACCAAGCCGAAGGGGCCGCGACGCTGCGTCCTCTCGAGCGCCGGAAGCGCGTCGTCCAGCCATGCGACATCGCTCGCGCGGTGCAGCGCCATCCCCGCTTCGCGC includes:
- a CDS encoding sensor histidine kinase; the encoded protein is MPPGEIEAFLDFLQEPTFILTGAGEVVAANHAARRIAGGDAVGRQLTDLAASPGEEVRTYLGRCSGSAQPSVGALVLRDAQGGTPRYRVYGARLRGDALRLAIRCVPAESGEFSILARKVQELNAEIHARRRTQAGLEEALRRNETLLRELHHRVKNNIQLILGLFSAAERETNSQEVKTFLSDAKRRLIAIGTAQNLMYQSQQMRTLSLGPLLRALCEAIGVAFRTAGRIEVRTVDADVSNETAFPLALIVNELVTNAFKHGCPSAESVVEIVMDRDGADFVLSVRDGGPGIAADAPGRRSSGLGLVQGLCRQIGGSFTVENAGGARCIVRFPARTIEEVGA
- a CDS encoding methanogen output domain 1-containing protein codes for the protein MDDRSAIRDAAVPLERDVFLRTLLRELAGTLQDVVGMDEAAGYISVVGGAIGERIDADYRRAIAVDRLDRDQVAAVLVDLKRRIQGDFYVIAEDEDRIVLGNRACPFGELVAGRPSLCMMTSNVFGSIAAQNLGYARVDIEESIARGDAGCRVVVYLRPSASPEPDAREYFRRAR
- a CDS encoding methyltransferase domain-containing protein, with the translated sequence MKAPARCNDILAGYAAAATPELIARYEAVDCRTLYAAVLDLLPEMPVRVADIGAGTGRDAAWFARQGHQVLAVEPVRELREAGMALHRASDVAWLDDALPALERTQRRGPFGLVTLCGVWQHIDDAARGVATTALGRMVADGGLLVLSLRHGPGAPGRPVFPISPRYTVEAAVRSGFAPLREVEVGSLQPGNRAAEVRWTWLALRKAA